The Gloeobacter morelensis MG652769 genome contains the following window.
CTCGATCCCGGCAACAATTTGGTTGCTCAACGGGGATCAGTGCTTTAGAATATGAGAGCTATTGCAACCATTTGCAATATTTGGCCATGTTTCATTGCCCTTTGCGCCCAGGACCGTACCTGCGGGAGGATTTTTCAAGATGAGGCACTCAGCGCTTGTTTTGGGGTTGGTCGCGATCAGCGCAGTCTCGCTGACCGGTTGCGGCTCCGATCGTGCACCCGGCGCGTCGTCGACCGAGTTCGGCTACGCCATCGAGTGCAAAAAGCCCACCGGCGACCGCGCGCCGCTCGAGCTGCGGGCCGGTGAAGTCCGCCAGGCGTACGACCTGTGTTTGCAGCCTAAGAAAATTGCTTACGAAGGCCGCCCTGCCAAGATCATCTGGGGGCAGACCGCTCCTCTGGGACCGGTGATTGCCGAGTTGCACCAGAACGAGCAGGGCAAGCCCGTCATGGAGGTGACCGGTGGGCGCAACACTTATCAGATGACGCTGCAGGTGGGCTCTGAGCGCATCGCCTTCAACTTCAGCGCGAGTGGCCTGGACGCCGTCTCGCCCACCCCCCGCAATGTCGTGGATACCTCAACCGACTTTACCGGCGAGCTGGTGGTACCGTCGCTGCGCGGCCTGGGTTACACCGATTCGCGCGGCCGAGGCACCGACTACGGCTACGAAAACTC
Protein-coding sequences here:
- the psbO gene encoding photosystem II manganese-stabilizing polypeptide, giving the protein MVAISAVSLTGCGSDRAPGASSTEFGYAIECKKPTGDRAPLELRAGEVRQAYDLCLQPKKIAYEGRPAKIIWGQTAPLGPVIAELHQNEQGKPVMEVTGGRNTYQMTLQVGSERIAFNFSASGLDAVSPTPRNVVDTSTDFTGELVVPSLRGLGYTDSRGRGTDYGYENSQSTYANSGAAYDEATKESRARETGEGKMVLSIESVNSQTGEIAGTFKSKQSSGLAILPGEVDVEGRFIGTFKPKKESAS